One segment of Asaia bogorensis NBRC 16594 DNA contains the following:
- the fzlA gene encoding FtsZ-binding protein FzlA, with product MRILYHLPLSPQSRQVRLVLAEKRLPYEPKTEKVWENRPEYLALNPAGDVPLLVEENGLSIPNAWVICEYLEEAYPDTPLMGRTLAERVEVRRLMAWFEGKFGHEVSRNLLGEKVDKRLAGRGNPDGTALRAGYANMRFHLDYIGWLAETRAWLAGNMLSMADFAAAAHLSCLDYIGDIDWSKAPAAKDWYARMKSRPSFRSLLNDRVNGFNPPAHYADLDF from the coding sequence ATGCGCATTTTGTATCATCTGCCGCTCTCGCCGCAAAGCCGTCAGGTCAGGCTCGTTCTTGCCGAGAAACGGTTACCCTATGAACCCAAGACCGAAAAGGTCTGGGAAAACCGTCCTGAATATCTCGCTCTGAACCCGGCGGGCGATGTCCCGCTTCTGGTGGAGGAGAACGGCCTTTCCATCCCGAACGCATGGGTGATCTGCGAATATCTCGAGGAGGCCTATCCCGACACGCCGCTCATGGGGCGCACCCTGGCAGAGCGCGTCGAGGTCCGTCGCCTCATGGCGTGGTTCGAGGGCAAGTTCGGCCATGAAGTCTCACGCAATCTTCTGGGCGAAAAGGTCGACAAGCGTCTGGCCGGGCGCGGCAATCCGGACGGAACGGCCCTGCGTGCGGGCTATGCCAATATGCGCTTTCATCTCGATTACATCGGGTGGCTGGCCGAAACACGCGCCTGGCTGGCAGGTAACATGCTCTCGATGGCCGATTTTGCGGCAGCAGCGCATCTGTCCTGCCTCGACTATATTGGAGATATCGACTGGTCGAAGGCACCTGCGGCCAAGGACTGGTATGCGCGCATGAAATCACGCCCAAGCTTCCGCTCCCTGCTTAATGACCGGGTCAACGGATTCAATCCGCCCGCGCATTACGCCGATCTCGATTTCTGA
- a CDS encoding BaiN/RdsA family NAD(P)/FAD-dependent oxidoreductase, which yields MNNVFDAVVLGAGAAGLMAAAAARKGGASVAILDHASEPGRKILISGGGRCNFTNLDARAENFLSANRHFMRSALAGYTPRDFLALVERHGIGWQEKAEGQLFCAESARDIVTLLLREAEGCALYLDTRIQAVTKGETFIVRTDRGEIEGRNLVLATGGLSIPKLGATDLSLRLARQFGLDVVPTVPGLVPLTLETPLPDLAGVSLPVRASLGKTGFTDGMVFTHRGLSGPAILQISSYQDGPLDAPLIDMMPGKDAREALGAIKKARPRAEPASLLADLPQRLARHIAGISLADVTCTLANLPDKRIAELAARIASWRPRLSGTEGYAKAEVMKGGIDTRALSSKTMEVRDVPGLFAIGEAVDVTGWLGGYNFQWAWSSGVAAGRAIAARR from the coding sequence ATGAACAACGTGTTTGATGCGGTCGTTCTCGGCGCCGGCGCTGCCGGGCTCATGGCGGCGGCGGCGGCCCGCAAGGGGGGGGCGTCGGTGGCTATTCTCGACCATGCTTCCGAGCCTGGCCGCAAGATCCTGATTTCAGGGGGTGGGCGCTGCAATTTCACCAATCTGGATGCGCGCGCCGAGAACTTTCTCTCTGCCAATCGTCATTTCATGCGCTCCGCACTGGCAGGCTACACGCCGCGCGATTTTCTGGCTCTTGTCGAGCGCCACGGGATTGGCTGGCAGGAGAAGGCGGAAGGCCAGCTTTTCTGTGCCGAGTCGGCCCGTGACATCGTGACGCTGCTACTGCGCGAGGCCGAGGGCTGTGCGCTGTATCTCGACACGCGCATCCAGGCGGTCACAAAAGGCGAGACTTTTATCGTCAGGACAGACCGGGGTGAGATCGAAGGGCGCAATCTGGTACTGGCGACAGGGGGGCTCTCCATCCCCAAGCTTGGTGCGACCGATCTCTCGCTGCGTCTTGCACGGCAGTTCGGGCTGGATGTTGTGCCGACCGTGCCCGGCCTCGTACCCCTCACGCTGGAAACGCCGCTGCCCGATCTTGCCGGCGTGTCGCTGCCTGTGCGCGCCAGCCTTGGCAAAACCGGCTTCACGGATGGGATGGTGTTCACCCATCGAGGTCTTTCCGGCCCGGCGATATTGCAGATCTCCTCCTATCAGGACGGTCCGCTCGATGCGCCGCTGATCGACATGATGCCCGGCAAGGATGCTCGCGAGGCTTTGGGTGCCATCAAGAAAGCAAGGCCTCGCGCCGAGCCTGCCTCGCTGCTGGCGGACCTGCCGCAACGTCTGGCGCGTCATATTGCGGGGATCAGCCTCGCGGATGTGACCTGCACCCTTGCAAACCTGCCAGACAAGCGGATCGCCGAGCTGGCTGCCCGGATTGCGTCCTGGCGGCCCCGGTTGTCGGGTACAGAGGGTTACGCCAAGGCCGAGGTCATGAAAGGCGGGATCGACACGCGTGCGCTGTCGTCCAAGACCATGGAGGTCCGCGATGTGCCGGGTCTCTTCGCGATTGGCGAGGCAGTGGATGTGACCGGCTGGCTTGGCGGCTATAATTTCCAGTGGGCGTGGTCGAGTGGCGTGGCCGCCGGACGGGCGATTGCCGCAAGGCGCTGA
- a CDS encoding type 1 glutamine amidotransferase domain-containing protein, translating into MNSCIAILATHGVEECELVQPRQALEANGFRTLVVAPEKGTIQSMKGDVHPASTIEVGATIGEAADMEFAGILLPGGTTNPDALRINEAAIAFLRGFVAQGKPIASICHGAWTLIEAGGVKGRTLTSWPSLQTDLLNAGANWVDREVVVDADLVTSRNPDDLPAFCEALVAQYRDKSA; encoded by the coding sequence ATGAATTCGTGCATTGCCATCCTCGCCACACATGGCGTTGAGGAATGTGAGCTTGTCCAGCCACGCCAGGCTCTTGAGGCAAATGGCTTCAGGACGCTGGTCGTCGCCCCGGAGAAAGGCACGATCCAGTCCATGAAGGGCGACGTGCACCCGGCCTCGACCATCGAGGTTGGCGCGACCATCGGCGAGGCTGCCGATATGGAGTTCGCTGGCATCCTTCTCCCCGGCGGGACAACGAATCCCGACGCGCTGCGTATCAACGAGGCCGCAATTGCGTTCCTGCGCGGGTTCGTTGCTCAGGGAAAGCCAATCGCGAGCATCTGCCACGGTGCATGGACCCTGATCGAGGCGGGTGGCGTCAAAGGCCGCACCCTGACATCGTGGCCGTCACTCCAGACGGATCTGCTCAATGCCGGGGCAAACTGGGTTGATCGCGAGGTTGTGGTCGATGCCGATCTGGTCACATCGCGTAATCCCGACGATCTCCCGGCATTCTGCGAGGCGCTGGTGGCGCAATATCGTGACAAATCCGCCTGA
- a CDS encoding DNA recombination protein RmuC — protein sequence MSQDFFSFFPWLVAVIALAISVFLWSRLSRRGTDRDLLSRIYVLLERDAAERGSESEFHRSALIETERVLSSRLEQQRSDMSDRLAGLSHRLGQELAETRLAQAQMLRDMMLENAEQLAQIRASVSEQLHVTVEKQMQTSFQRVVEQFSAMQKAIGEVSAVTAQIGDLKRLFGNVKTRGGWGEAQLRAILDDILPAESYDSNYRIGDGGEVVEFALRMPVRSATPPRLAIDSKFPTEAYERLIDAVDRADQAAERIARRALDNAVRLEARKIAEKYIHPPLTVEFAVLYLPTDGLYMEVARIPGLIDEVGRVHRVIIMGPSLIPALLRTVHLGYVTLALEERTDAIARLLGLTRQEMLRMDGVLEKLSRGAGAMSNTIDEARRRTRVLGRKLRGLDGQGPGDDLETLDEL from the coding sequence TTGTCGCAGGATTTCTTTAGTTTTTTCCCCTGGCTGGTGGCTGTCATCGCCCTGGCTATCTCGGTGTTTCTGTGGTCACGGCTCTCGCGCCGTGGCACTGACAGGGACCTTCTCTCACGCATCTACGTGCTGCTTGAGCGTGACGCTGCCGAGCGCGGCAGCGAGAGTGAGTTCCATCGTAGTGCCCTGATTGAGACCGAGCGGGTTTTGTCCTCGCGTCTCGAACAGCAGCGTAGCGATATGAGCGATCGTCTGGCCGGGTTAAGTCATCGCCTCGGTCAGGAGCTTGCCGAGACACGGCTGGCTCAGGCGCAGATGCTGCGCGACATGATGCTTGAAAATGCTGAGCAGCTTGCCCAGATCCGGGCCTCTGTGAGTGAGCAGCTGCACGTCACTGTTGAAAAACAGATGCAGACCTCGTTCCAGCGTGTAGTCGAGCAGTTTTCAGCCATGCAGAAGGCCATCGGCGAAGTCTCCGCCGTGACAGCCCAAATTGGCGATCTGAAAAGGCTGTTTGGCAACGTCAAGACGCGTGGCGGTTGGGGTGAAGCCCAGCTGCGCGCGATACTGGACGATATTCTGCCCGCAGAATCCTACGACAGTAACTACCGGATTGGCGATGGTGGTGAGGTTGTGGAGTTTGCCCTGCGCATGCCGGTGCGCAGCGCCACGCCGCCGCGTCTTGCTATCGACAGCAAATTTCCCACCGAAGCCTATGAGCGTCTGATCGATGCGGTGGATCGCGCCGATCAGGCAGCAGAGCGTATCGCGCGGCGCGCGCTCGACAACGCGGTGCGTCTCGAGGCCCGCAAGATTGCCGAGAAGTATATTCATCCACCGCTTACCGTCGAGTTTGCCGTGCTCTACCTGCCGACGGATGGGCTCTACATGGAGGTTGCGCGCATACCGGGGCTGATCGATGAGGTTGGGCGTGTGCACCGCGTCATTATCATGGGGCCTTCCCTCATTCCCGCCCTGCTGCGTACAGTCCATCTCGGATATGTGACATTGGCGCTGGAGGAACGTACGGACGCCATCGCACGCCTTCTAGGGCTCACCCGGCAGGAAATGCTGCGGATGGACGGCGTGCTTGAAAAACTCTCCCGTGGCGCAGGTGCCATGAGCAATACGATCGATGAGGCGAGGCGGCGCACCCGTGTCCTGGGGCGCAAGCTTCGTGGGCTTGACGGGCAGGGGCCGGGTGACGACCTTGAAACACTGGATGAGCTTTAA
- a CDS encoding response regulator transcription factor, giving the protein MKPDHSLSSASPELSAKTRILFVEDDDTLAKEVVEELAARGFAVSHVSTGQAGLEAATSDAYDLMVLDRMLPLLDGLSVIEKLRNQNIHAPVLVLSALSAVDDRVTGLKAGGDDYLTKPFAMDELVARIEALLRRPNDTRATMLRVGPLDMDLIDRTVTREGREIELLPREFRLLEYLMRRPNQVLTRTMLLEDVWNYRFIPQTNLVDVHIGKLRRKVDAAGETPLIHSIRGSGFMLRVAL; this is encoded by the coding sequence ATGAAACCGGATCATAGTCTCTCTTCTGCTTCGCCAGAGCTGTCTGCAAAAACACGCATCCTGTTTGTTGAGGATGATGACACGCTTGCAAAAGAAGTTGTCGAGGAACTGGCCGCGCGCGGCTTTGCTGTCTCGCACGTTTCCACCGGTCAGGCCGGGCTCGAGGCAGCCACGAGCGACGCTTATGATCTGATGGTTCTTGATCGCATGTTGCCCCTGCTCGATGGGCTTTCAGTTATCGAGAAGCTTCGCAACCAGAACATCCACGCGCCCGTGCTTGTTCTGTCGGCACTCTCTGCCGTGGATGATCGTGTGACCGGTCTCAAGGCCGGTGGCGATGATTATCTCACCAAGCCTTTCGCCATGGATGAATTGGTAGCGCGCATCGAGGCCCTGCTGAGGCGACCCAATGACACGCGCGCGACAATGCTGCGCGTCGGGCCGCTCGACATGGACCTGATCGACCGCACCGTGACCCGCGAGGGGCGGGAGATCGAATTGCTGCCGCGTGAGTTCCGCTTGCTCGAATATCTGATGCGCCGGCCGAACCAGGTGCTCACCCGCACCATGCTGCTCGAGGATGTCTGGAACTACCGGTTCATTCCCCAGACCAATCTGGTTGACGTGCATATCGGCAAGCTGCGTCGCAAGGTCGATGCCGCCGGTGAAACGCCGCTGATCCACAGCATCAGGGGATCGGGGTTCATGCTGCGTGTCGCTCTCTGA
- a CDS encoding sensor histidine kinase yields MSLSDNPRFGVFRTATFRLTLAFVAAIIGGMVLQFVLLFVQMTHFEAERSSGILHREADVLVQETPERLEYQVRERASNELRVVINWAGLFDGHYHHIAGDLKAWPEGLEVDGKVHRLTLSPTDDAPYEMRFLAVKVPGGRILVLAHSLHLLSELHYMIRRGALLSVFPVVMFALLTGVVLSHRALARVKTMHEAIDRIMQGDVHERLPAARERDELERLAGSVNRMLDRLEYLMDEIRDVGNDIAHDLRTPLTRVRARLERATSSPHDADYLNSVIERATMDLDQCFSVITALLRIGEIENGRRRAGFGYVNLADLVADIVDLYEPIAETNGLVLTNAVMPVPPSAASTRPGERVPDPMITFGDRDLLVEVLANLLDNAMKFTPSGGRVTISAVPGPGIIQLRVADTGIGIPAAEREAVLGRFYRSDKSRHVPGSGLGLSLVMAILRLHGVDLAIADGDGIADRPGCAFEMVFPVSEPPEAVG; encoded by the coding sequence GTGTCGCTCTCTGACAATCCGCGCTTCGGCGTTTTCCGTACCGCGACTTTCCGTCTGACGCTGGCATTTGTGGCCGCCATCATTGGCGGCATGGTGCTGCAATTCGTTCTGCTTTTCGTGCAGATGACGCATTTCGAGGCCGAGCGATCGAGCGGTATTCTGCATCGGGAGGCCGATGTACTGGTGCAGGAAACGCCTGAGCGTCTGGAATATCAGGTACGCGAGCGAGCAAGCAACGAACTGCGCGTGGTGATCAACTGGGCCGGATTGTTCGATGGTCACTATCACCATATTGCCGGCGATCTCAAAGCCTGGCCCGAGGGGCTGGAGGTTGATGGCAAGGTTCACCGCCTGACGCTCTCACCCACAGATGACGCGCCCTACGAGATGCGTTTTCTGGCGGTGAAGGTGCCGGGCGGGCGCATATTGGTGCTGGCCCATTCGCTGCACCTGTTGTCCGAACTTCACTACATGATACGTCGTGGCGCCCTGCTGTCGGTCTTCCCGGTCGTCATGTTTGCACTGCTGACAGGTGTCGTGCTCAGCCATCGGGCGCTGGCCCGCGTCAAGACCATGCACGAGGCCATTGATCGCATCATGCAGGGCGATGTGCATGAGCGTCTGCCCGCAGCGCGCGAGAGGGACGAGCTTGAACGTCTGGCCGGTTCGGTCAACAGGATGCTCGACCGCCTCGAATACCTGATGGATGAGATACGCGATGTCGGCAACGACATCGCCCATGATCTACGCACGCCTCTTACACGCGTGCGCGCCCGGCTGGAGCGCGCCACATCGAGCCCGCACGATGCCGATTATCTGAATTCGGTGATCGAGCGCGCGACAATGGATCTCGATCAGTGCTTTTCGGTCATCACGGCGCTGCTGCGAATTGGCGAGATCGAGAATGGCCGGCGTCGTGCCGGGTTCGGGTACGTCAATCTCGCCGATCTGGTGGCGGACATCGTCGATCTTTACGAGCCGATTGCCGAGACCAATGGCCTCGTGCTGACCAATGCGGTCATGCCGGTTCCGCCATCTGCTGCATCGACCCGGCCGGGCGAGCGCGTGCCTGATCCGATGATCACATTCGGTGATCGTGATCTGTTGGTGGAGGTGCTGGCCAACCTGCTCGACAATGCGATGAAGTTTACACCCTCGGGCGGGCGTGTCACGATTTCGGCCGTGCCTGGGCCGGGCATTATCCAGCTGCGCGTAGCCGATACCGGCATTGGTATTCCGGCTGCGGAACGAGAGGCGGTTCTTGGGCGTTTTTACCGTTCGGACAAGAGTCGCCATGTTCCGGGCAGTGGCCTCGGACTGAGCCTCGTCATGGCCATATTGAGGTTGCATGGGGTTGATCTGGCAATTGCGGATGGTGATGGAATAGCCGATCGTCCGGGCTGTGCCTTTGAAATGGTGTTTCCGGTCTCCGAGCCGCCTGAAGCGGTCGGTTGA
- a CDS encoding efflux RND transporter permease subunit: MNQVVITALKRPYTFVVLSIFIVIFGVRSVLKTPTDVFPNINIPVVAIVWSYLGLMPEDMSGRVVYYYERTLTTTVNNIEHIESGSYYGRGIVKVYFQPGTDTSVAQTQITSVSQTVIKQLPTGATPPLILAYNASSVPVLTLQINSDKLNGSELYNMASNLIRPQLVSVPGVSIPNPYGGLAPYITVDIDPSKLMAHNLSAVDVSTALNKQNIVLPAGDQRIGPFDYMVRTNAQPREVETFNNLPLKQVGNSVVYLRDVAYVHRGGPPQANMVLVKGRQAVMMVIMKSGDASTLDVVAGVKKLLPQVIDTLPKGTSIKILTDASGFVKDSVEDVVREMIIAALLTSLAVLLFLGSWRSTLIVATSIPLAILCSVIGLSLAGQSINVMTLGGLALAVGILVDDATVMIENIDAHLEMGKDLEMAIIDAANQIVVPTFVSTTCICIVWLPLFELTGVAGWLFMPMAEAIIFAMIASFILSRTLVPTMANWMLAAQVAAHEHGDDGREPGFFGRFQRGFESGFFRFRERYKIVLAGLIEERVKFVPFFMGVSILSTGLYYFVGEDFFPEIKSGTLQLHMRAPIGTRLEESGKISVLIEKKMHEILPGQIDAVLNNCGLPFSQLNQAFIPTPTVGTEDCDITVSLKNDESPTAEYRRKIRAGLIEAFPGTQITFQPADLTAKILNFGLPAPLDVQVVGRDLYGNFAFAKKLRRKLATIPGITDVSIQQPMTQPTLSINAKRSFALGTGITEQDIAQNALVVLSGSAQVGQVYFLNSSGVAQLIDVQTPANYLQTLNDLKTVPIDRGDGNPTNAQPQLLGALSEIEQTGTPAEVAHYNIMPVFDIYAANENIDLGTVAKSVQRVADSMRSELPRGSHLVVRGQAVTMTDAYSQLIVGLAMSITLVYLIIVVNFQSWLDPFVIITALPGALGGIAWSLFLTHTSLSVPALTGAIMCMGTATANAILVISFARERMEIHGDALKAALEAGYERIRPVLMTALAMIIGMVPMSISNSDNAPIGKAVIGGLLVATAATLLFVPCVFAIVHYRKPRERGDEGAHA, encoded by the coding sequence ATGAATCAGGTTGTCATTACCGCGCTCAAGCGGCCCTACACCTTCGTTGTCCTCTCGATTTTCATCGTCATTTTCGGTGTCCGTTCGGTTCTCAAGACGCCGACAGACGTTTTCCCGAACATCAATATTCCGGTTGTGGCGATCGTCTGGTCCTATCTGGGTCTGATGCCCGAGGACATGTCAGGGCGTGTCGTCTATTACTATGAGCGAACCCTGACCACGACGGTCAATAATATCGAGCACATCGAGAGTGGCTCCTATTACGGCCGTGGTATCGTCAAGGTCTATTTCCAGCCCGGTACCGATACCTCGGTGGCGCAGACCCAGATCACCTCGGTCTCGCAGACGGTTATCAAGCAATTGCCCACCGGGGCGACGCCACCGCTGATTCTGGCCTATAACGCCTCTTCGGTGCCGGTGCTGACGTTGCAGATCAATTCGGACAAGCTCAATGGCTCCGAATTGTACAACATGGCATCCAACCTGATCCGGCCGCAGCTCGTTTCCGTACCCGGCGTATCGATACCCAACCCCTATGGTGGTCTGGCGCCCTACATCACCGTCGATATCGATCCCTCCAAGCTGATGGCGCATAACCTGTCCGCGGTGGATGTCAGTACGGCGCTGAACAAGCAGAACATCGTGCTGCCGGCGGGCGATCAGCGTATCGGGCCGTTCGACTACATGGTGCGGACCAATGCGCAGCCCCGCGAGGTGGAGACCTTCAACAACCTGCCGCTGAAGCAGGTTGGCAATTCAGTTGTCTATCTGCGTGATGTGGCTTACGTGCATCGCGGTGGCCCGCCACAGGCCAATATGGTGCTGGTCAAGGGCCGTCAGGCCGTCATGATGGTCATCATGAAAAGCGGCGATGCCTCGACACTCGATGTGGTGGCAGGCGTGAAAAAGCTGCTGCCTCAGGTTATCGATACGCTGCCCAAGGGAACGAGCATCAAGATCCTGACCGACGCCTCCGGCTTCGTGAAGGATTCGGTCGAGGACGTGGTGCGTGAGATGATCATCGCCGCGCTTCTGACTTCTCTTGCAGTGCTGCTCTTCCTCGGGTCATGGCGTTCCACCCTGATTGTCGCGACCTCCATCCCTCTCGCCATTCTCTGCTCGGTCATCGGGCTGAGTCTTGCGGGTCAGTCCATCAATGTGATGACGCTTGGCGGTCTTGCATTGGCGGTGGGTATTCTCGTCGATGATGCGACCGTCATGATCGAGAATATCGATGCCCATCTCGAGATGGGCAAGGATCTGGAAATGGCCATCATCGATGCAGCCAATCAGATCGTGGTCCCGACTTTCGTCTCGACAACCTGTATTTGCATTGTGTGGCTCCCGCTTTTCGAACTGACAGGCGTTGCGGGCTGGCTGTTCATGCCGATGGCCGAGGCCATCATCTTCGCCATGATCGCCTCGTTCATCCTGTCGCGAACGCTGGTGCCGACCATGGCCAACTGGATGCTGGCCGCGCAGGTCGCCGCGCATGAGCATGGTGATGACGGCAGGGAGCCGGGATTTTTCGGCCGCTTCCAGCGCGGCTTCGAGAGCGGGTTCTTTCGTTTCCGCGAGCGCTACAAGATCGTGCTGGCCGGTCTGATCGAGGAGCGTGTGAAGTTCGTCCCGTTCTTCATGGGCGTGTCGATCCTGTCTACGGGGCTCTACTACTTCGTGGGTGAGGATTTCTTCCCTGAAATCAAGTCCGGCACGTTGCAACTCCATATGCGTGCCCCCATCGGGACGCGTCTGGAGGAATCCGGCAAGATTTCCGTGCTGATCGAGAAGAAGATGCACGAGATCCTGCCCGGGCAGATCGACGCCGTACTGAACAATTGCGGCCTGCCGTTCTCGCAGCTGAACCAGGCCTTTATCCCGACCCCCACCGTAGGGACCGAAGACTGCGATATCACTGTCTCGCTCAAGAATGACGAGAGCCCGACCGCCGAGTACCGTCGCAAGATTCGCGCGGGCCTGATCGAGGCCTTCCCCGGCACACAGATCACGTTCCAGCCTGCCGACCTCACGGCCAAGATCCTGAATTTTGGCTTGCCAGCCCCGCTGGACGTGCAGGTTGTGGGCCGTGACCTTTATGGCAATTTCGCCTTTGCTAAAAAGCTCCGCCGCAAGCTGGCCACGATCCCGGGCATCACCGATGTCTCGATCCAGCAGCCTATGACGCAGCCTACGCTCAGTATCAACGCGAAGCGGAGCTTTGCTCTGGGCACCGGTATTACCGAGCAGGATATCGCCCAGAACGCGCTCGTCGTGCTCTCGGGCTCGGCGCAGGTCGGGCAGGTGTACTTCCTGAACAGTTCAGGCGTCGCCCAGCTGATCGACGTGCAGACGCCTGCGAATTATCTGCAGACGCTCAATGATCTCAAGACCGTGCCGATTGACCGTGGTGACGGTAACCCGACCAATGCCCAGCCCCAGCTTCTGGGCGCCCTGTCCGAGATCGAGCAGACGGGGACCCCGGCAGAGGTTGCGCACTACAACATCATGCCGGTGTTCGATATCTACGCAGCCAACGAAAATATCGATCTTGGTACTGTGGCCAAATCCGTACAGCGCGTTGCGGACTCGATGCGTTCGGAGCTGCCGCGCGGCTCGCATCTGGTGGTTCGTGGTCAGGCGGTGACGATGACGGATGCGTATTCGCAGCTGATCGTCGGCCTCGCGATGTCGATCACGCTCGTCTATCTGATCATCGTTGTGAACTTCCAGTCCTGGCTGGATCCGTTCGTGATCATCACAGCGCTTCCCGGAGCGCTAGGTGGTATCGCTTGGAGCCTGTTCCTGACCCATACCTCGCTTTCGGTACCCGCCTTGACGGGCGCCATCATGTGCATGGGTACAGCCACGGCCAACGCCATTCTTGTCATCTCTTTCGCGCGTGAGCGGATGGAGATCCATGGTGATGCGCTCAAGGCGGCGCTTGAAGCAGGTTATGAGCGTATCCGCCCCGTGCTGATGACAGCGCTGGCCATGATTATCGGCATGGTGCCGATGTCCATAAGCAATTCCGACAATGCCCCGATCGGCAAAGCCGTGATCGGTGGCCTGCTGGTGGCGACGGCGGCGACACTCCTGTTCGTCCCCTGTGTTTTTGCCATTGTCCATTACAGAAAGCCGCGTGAACGCGGAGATGAGGGAGCCCACGCATGA
- a CDS encoding efflux RND transporter periplasmic adaptor subunit, giving the protein MTQHPQQGAEPNRKRGRLIILIVLGVAVLLAVWGIVERSMHYGTLREEADDNARARVSLINPQAGPAERHLDLPANLAAWYQAPIYAQVSGYVKMWYKDYGAHVKSGDLLAEISTPSLDAQYEAAKANYNVVLARYKLAVITAKRWADLRDTQAVSRQEVDVQAANAAAQKAQVDQAQHEVERFEALENFKRIVAPFDGIVTSRLVNVGDYVNAGGGDLNSRGSASELFTVADTHRMRVFVSVPQDYAAVISDKLAAKLTLPQFPGRVYNASFLATAQAFNASTRTVTTELELDNKDGSLWPDSYATAHFTAPGEPGVLIVPVNALIFRAQGTQLATVVDNRIHLIDVKTGINYGMTIQILGGIAAKDQIVANPTADMLEGDEVKVVPATRGYNDATAAPRKNVAPAPHQPVPEDDDGGTNENGARR; this is encoded by the coding sequence ATGACCCAGCACCCACAACAAGGTGCCGAGCCGAACCGCAAGCGGGGCCGCCTGATCATTCTCATCGTTCTGGGTGTTGCCGTTCTTCTGGCCGTCTGGGGAATCGTCGAGCGTTCGATGCATTACGGCACCCTGCGCGAGGAGGCAGACGACAATGCCCGAGCGCGTGTGAGCCTGATCAACCCGCAGGCCGGCCCGGCCGAGCGGCATCTCGATCTGCCAGCCAATCTGGCCGCCTGGTATCAGGCACCGATCTATGCGCAGGTCTCGGGCTACGTGAAGATGTGGTACAAGGACTACGGCGCGCATGTGAAATCGGGCGACCTGCTGGCCGAGATCAGCACGCCGAGCCTTGATGCCCAGTACGAGGCCGCCAAGGCGAATTACAACGTGGTTTTGGCCCGTTACAAGCTGGCCGTGATTACCGCCAAGCGCTGGGCGGATCTGCGTGACACACAGGCCGTGTCGCGTCAGGAAGTGGATGTGCAGGCTGCCAACGCTGCGGCACAGAAGGCGCAGGTCGATCAAGCACAGCATGAGGTCGAGCGCTTTGAAGCTCTGGAAAACTTCAAGCGCATCGTGGCACCGTTCGACGGTATCGTGACGTCGCGTCTGGTGAATGTGGGCGACTACGTAAATGCAGGCGGCGGTGATCTGAACTCCCGCGGGAGTGCGTCCGAGCTTTTCACGGTGGCGGATACGCATCGCATGCGTGTTTTCGTGTCGGTGCCGCAGGATTATGCGGCTGTGATTTCCGACAAGCTCGCGGCCAAGCTCACCCTGCCGCAATTCCCCGGTCGCGTTTACAATGCAAGCTTTCTGGCCACCGCGCAGGCATTCAATGCCTCAACGAGAACGGTCACGACCGAGCTCGAGCTGGACAACAAGGATGGGTCGCTCTGGCCGGATTCCTACGCTACCGCCCATTTCACCGCTCCCGGCGAGCCCGGTGTCCTGATCGTGCCGGTCAATGCGCTGATTTTTCGCGCCCAAGGCACACAGCTCGCCACGGTGGTCGATAACCGTATTCATCTGATCGACGTGAAAACGGGCATCAACTATGGCATGACGATCCAGATCCTTGGCGGCATTGCGGCCAAGGACCAGATCGTGGCCAATCCCACGGCAGATATGCTCGAAGGTGACGAGGTGAAGGTGGTGCCTGCTACGCGCGGCTATAACGATGCGACAGCCGCACCGCGCAAGAATGTGGCTCCTGCGCCGCATCAGCCGGTTCCGGAAGATGACGATGGTGGCACCAACGAGAACGGGGCGCGTCGATGA